A stretch of Strix uralensis isolate ZFMK-TIS-50842 unplaced genomic scaffold, bStrUra1 scaffold_292, whole genome shotgun sequence DNA encodes these proteins:
- the SYCN gene encoding syncollin: protein MAALVAVVLAAAAVLAGVEAQCPAPSDLRTANGTRVCAQLYADNSPYYDQCCAGAVLVVEPGADVPYMPHEWAARVSSLVVGTRCDLTVWSRAGKKGKSRTFAAGAVPRLQEVRRGLFGDWNNAIRGYYCKCK, encoded by the coding sequence aTGGCGGCACTGGTAGCGGtggtgctggcggcggcggcggtgctgGCGGGGGTCGAGGCGCAGTGCCCGGCCCCCTCCGACCTACGGACGGCCAACGGCACCCGCGTCTGCGCCCAACTCTACGCTGACAACAGCCCCTACTACGACCAGTGCTGCGCGGGGGCCGTGCTGGTGGTGGAACCCGGGGCCGACGTTCCCTACATGCCCCACGAGTGGGCCGCCCGCGTCTCCTCGCTGGTGGTGGGCACCCGCTGCGACCTGACCGTCTGGTCTCGGGCTGGCAAGAAGGGCAAGAGCCGGACTTTCGCGGCCGGCGCGGTGCCGCGGCTGCAGGAGGTGCGGCGGGGGCTCTTCGGCGACTGGAACAACGCCATCAGGGGCTACTACTGCAAGTGCAAGTGA